From Fibrobacter sp. UWB4, one genomic window encodes:
- a CDS encoding polymer-forming cytoskeletal protein — MRSKCGNVLPLVLGLLLVLSFLMTSMLRMPGALRRNVSLVAKETQEMYLAESAVLAKLNGFPEGYFAELPAVESRILGPWTEWRVRDKFQFMLGHEYGRFSTSEWARCAVVLEQNLHERILHSEGLKNLSGNRRFFKLDSSDGLSTERTMAINVSAGDLTLDLGESRAFENSRSSRKSIRSFMANVEGDVKIRGNIHFDTLRIYATGSVNIQGNVVAHFAEIFGLAEVAVSGNVSLAGTLLSKQFIEISDRAQMNFPSLALAVGYRENRLSLLEKSVFEGLAMAPSGIVERDSSAKLLDSTQTLLPFCMDTRKVVFSRRRL; from the coding sequence ATGCGGTCAAAATGCGGTAACGTTCTTCCGCTTGTGTTGGGACTGCTGCTTGTGCTTTCGTTTCTTATGACATCAATGCTTCGCATGCCGGGTGCGCTTCGCCGAAACGTATCGCTTGTCGCTAAAGAAACTCAAGAAATGTACCTAGCGGAATCTGCGGTGCTGGCGAAGCTGAATGGCTTTCCTGAGGGCTATTTTGCGGAACTCCCGGCGGTTGAATCACGGATTCTTGGACCGTGGACAGAATGGCGTGTTCGTGATAAATTCCAGTTCATGTTGGGGCATGAATACGGGCGGTTCTCGACTTCGGAATGGGCGCGTTGTGCCGTAGTGCTGGAACAGAATTTGCATGAACGCATTTTGCATTCGGAGGGCTTGAAAAACTTGTCGGGAAATCGTCGCTTTTTTAAACTCGATTCTTCTGATGGGCTATCTACAGAACGCACGATGGCGATAAATGTGAGCGCTGGCGATTTGACGTTAGATCTCGGCGAATCCCGCGCTTTTGAAAATTCGCGAAGTTCGCGAAAGTCAATTCGTTCTTTTATGGCAAATGTCGAGGGCGATGTCAAGATTCGCGGGAACATCCACTTTGATACGCTGCGGATTTATGCAACGGGTTCTGTGAACATTCAAGGAAATGTGGTCGCTCATTTTGCGGAAATCTTTGGACTTGCGGAAGTGGCGGTCTCGGGGAATGTATCGCTTGCGGGTACACTTCTTTCAAAACAGTTTATCGAAATTTCAGACCGTGCACAAATGAATTTCCCGAGCTTGGCACTTGCGGTTGGCTACCGCGAGAACCGCTTGTCGCTCCTTGAAAAGTCCGTGTTTGAAGGCTTGGCGATGGCGCCGTCCGGAATTGTTGAGCGAGATTCTTCGGCAAAGCTTCTCGATTCAACGCAGACGCTCCTGCCGTTTTGCATGGACACTCGCAAGGTCGTGTTTTCCCGGAGGCGCTTGTGA
- a CDS encoding prepilin-type N-terminal cleavage/methylation domain-containing protein — protein MNLAEPKTSRQGFTLLELLIAMTVAAILTTVSLNVYSTFHHGVVETNLLYEQFVSEKVKELRCRTRFVRGLPLCDAPSGESWAFRASRKSCASRETIRLRF, from the coding sequence ATGAATCTAGCTGAGCCTAAAACTTCTCGACAAGGCTTTACGCTCTTGGAATTGCTTATCGCCATGACGGTTGCCGCTATCCTTACGACCGTCTCGTTAAATGTCTATTCGACGTTCCATCACGGCGTAGTCGAGACAAACTTGCTTTACGAACAGTTCGTCTCGGAAAAAGTCAAAGAACTCCGTTGCCGCACCCGCTTCGTTCGCGGCCTCCCGCTTTGCGATGCCCCCTCGGGCGAATCTTGGGCTTTCCGAGCATCCCGCAAGTCTTGCGCATCCCGCGAAACAATTCGATTGCGTTTCTAG
- a CDS encoding glycosyltransferase translates to MSTILLYAMFVVYVIAGVGLVIYGFSCYYSIYLFLKNSRKTRLSDRKAILKYYREHSIADLPQVTTQLPVFNEANCVERLLEAVCAIDYPKDKHEIQVLDDSTDECYEVTKKKVAELAARGYDIKLIHRTNRKDFKAGALKEGMAVAKGEFLAIFDADFVPEKDFLLKTVPYLVMDPQVGLVQGRWGHLNRTESGLTLAQSIGIDGHFVVEQSARSWGKLFMNFNGTAGVWRKDAIYGGGGWEGDTLTEDMDLSYRSQLAGWKMKFVFDVIVPAELPNDINAFKAQQFRWAKGSIQTAIKILPKVLRSKVPLRVKIGAILHTTHYSIHPCMLFTALCAWPLLAFFEPVGHLPTWAYTVGFAFIFLAAIAPSVLYFVAQRCSGYTGWKIRLLSLPILMALGVGIAVSNSRAVFAAVLGTKGSFVRTPKNGGAKKKAKSHYAQKFPWMALIELLVGVYCIFGLLEYINASKYIIGPFLALYAIGFLSVSVLSFMHYISNIFEVRKAIKCSECVEEQATN, encoded by the coding sequence ATGAGTACTATACTACTATACGCAATGTTCGTCGTCTACGTTATCGCAGGCGTGGGATTGGTGATTTACGGGTTCAGTTGCTACTACAGCATCTACCTGTTCCTCAAGAACAGCCGCAAGACGCGACTTTCAGACCGCAAAGCGATCTTGAAGTACTACCGCGAACATTCCATCGCAGACCTCCCGCAGGTCACAACCCAACTCCCGGTTTTTAACGAAGCCAACTGCGTTGAACGACTCCTCGAAGCCGTCTGCGCCATTGACTATCCCAAGGACAAGCACGAAATCCAGGTCCTCGACGACTCCACGGACGAATGCTACGAAGTCACTAAGAAAAAAGTTGCTGAACTCGCCGCCCGCGGTTACGACATCAAGCTCATCCACCGCACGAACCGCAAGGACTTCAAGGCTGGCGCTCTCAAGGAAGGCATGGCAGTCGCAAAGGGTGAATTCCTCGCCATCTTCGACGCCGACTTCGTTCCTGAAAAAGACTTCCTCCTGAAGACCGTCCCGTACTTGGTCATGGATCCGCAGGTCGGCCTTGTTCAGGGTCGCTGGGGTCACTTGAACCGCACCGAATCCGGTCTTACGCTCGCCCAGTCTATCGGTATTGACGGCCACTTCGTGGTGGAACAGTCCGCACGTAGCTGGGGCAAGCTCTTCATGAACTTCAACGGTACCGCCGGTGTCTGGCGCAAGGACGCTATCTACGGCGGTGGCGGCTGGGAAGGCGATACGCTGACCGAAGACATGGACCTTTCTTACCGTTCCCAGCTTGCTGGTTGGAAGATGAAGTTTGTGTTCGACGTGATTGTTCCGGCTGAACTCCCGAACGACATCAACGCTTTCAAGGCTCAGCAGTTCCGTTGGGCAAAGGGTTCCATCCAGACCGCTATCAAGATTTTGCCGAAGGTTTTGCGCTCCAAGGTTCCGCTCCGCGTGAAGATTGGCGCAATACTTCACACAACGCACTATTCGATCCACCCCTGCATGTTGTTCACCGCACTCTGCGCTTGGCCGTTGCTCGCGTTCTTTGAACCGGTCGGACACCTCCCCACTTGGGCATACACGGTTGGTTTCGCATTCATCTTCCTCGCCGCAATCGCGCCTTCTGTTCTTTACTTTGTCGCCCAGCGTTGCTCCGGCTACACCGGTTGGAAGATTCGCCTGCTTTCGCTCCCCATCTTAATGGCCCTCGGCGTTGGCATCGCAGTCAGCAACTCCCGCGCAGTGTTTGCCGCAGTTCTCGGCACAAAGGGCAGCTTCGTTCGTACTCCGAAGAACGGTGGCGCCAAGAAGAAGGCCAAGAGCCATTACGCACAAAAGTTCCCGTGGATGGCACTTATCGAACTCCTCGTCGGCGTCTACTGCATTTTCGGTTTGCTCGAATACATCAACGCCAGCAAGTACATCATCGGACCGTTCCTTGCCCTTTATGCAATCGGATTCCTCTCGGTGAGCGTGCTTAGCTTTATGCATTACATCAGCAACATCTTCGAAGTTCGCAAGGCCATCAAGTGCTCTGAATGCGTCGAAGAACAGGCAACAAACTAA
- a CDS encoding sulfurtransferase TusA family protein produces MADERNKNLTSPIARWIEANREAPGFTESLRKLLMYACVEWIRRGTSALLTPEEALSKIVCCCLSEFPVGEWAENPEKYTDEIADFCEKAKILPLPAALQGEIPSLLDLRGVKCPLNSVRSRIVMSGYPAGRTLKIWLDEGSPIENVPGSLIADGHKVLSREKKGDYWEISVVKSDSKV; encoded by the coding sequence ATGGCAGATGAACGCAATAAAAATTTAACATCTCCAATCGCTCGCTGGATTGAAGCGAACCGTGAAGCCCCAGGTTTTACAGAATCTTTACGTAAATTGTTGATGTATGCGTGTGTAGAATGGATCCGCCGTGGAACTTCTGCACTTTTGACCCCTGAAGAAGCTCTATCTAAAATAGTATGTTGCTGTCTTTCTGAATTTCCTGTGGGGGAATGGGCTGAAAATCCCGAAAAATACACCGATGAAATCGCCGATTTCTGCGAAAAAGCGAAAATTTTGCCGTTGCCGGCCGCCCTTCAGGGCGAAATTCCCTCCCTTTTGGACCTCCGTGGCGTAAAATGCCCCCTCAATTCAGTCCGCTCGCGAATCGTCATGTCGGGTTATCCGGCGGGTCGAACACTCAAAATCTGGCTCGATGAAGGTTCCCCGATAGAAAATGTGCCCGGATCGCTCATTGCCGATGGTCATAAAGTGCTTTCGCGTGAAAAAAAAGGCGATTATTGGGAAATCTCTGTGGTCAAATCGGATTCTAAAGTATAG
- a CDS encoding type II secretion system protein GspD: MLLRVLRISLLILLLSSVAYASMKVPRSTDRSSASNATDVLPGTVTLDFADVPLADVARTLSQAYGISILTDDAGDMRVTFHLEGVGLFEGLTALCAANGLAVVQEGRVYHIRRSRVLENGYIALENSGVVVSVKNMNVREFVREFGLNTGVNVLADYDVDGVVSGNLRGMVPEMAFRVLMESNGFKVRGERGCLRVTRARNVEKALNGSPDGTEVSVERAGDLYSVDLQSASLKAVLKAIAEEAELNLAIYGDLNESVQMSFKDVSLPELLASLFRGSAFTFRLDSSSLLVSEEGAKALADVRVFPLKHVTPEKAMAQLSKFAKGSELKVSEYREQNALVLGGSPHAMERAVDLLKMIDAPQMQVTLACVIVEFRKGRGFAIGLRSGATRNVGERDIQARGFFDFLGKDISKSGAFGKIGILPDRFELELSSMEENNEAKVLARPRVTTLNGGKAELNVTNTVYYLVSQVSADGFPITDYRSFNDGISLELTPTLTQDGLVTLSVSPEIKTAGRSTGDGPRDISSRNMKTTVVLRDGETLCLGGLIRKNKTEVRSAVPFLGSIPILGRLFSYTSEEEDESELAIFITPSVEKKE, encoded by the coding sequence ATGCTTCTAAGGGTCTTAAGAATTTCCCTTTTGATATTGCTGTTGTCATCGGTGGCTTATGCTTCGATGAAAGTTCCTCGTTCAACGGATCGTTCGTCTGCGTCGAATGCGACTGATGTTTTGCCAGGGACGGTGACGCTTGATTTTGCGGATGTCCCGTTGGCCGATGTGGCGCGGACGCTCTCTCAAGCTTACGGCATATCGATTTTGACAGATGATGCGGGCGATATGCGTGTGACATTCCATCTGGAGGGTGTTGGGCTTTTTGAAGGTCTTACGGCATTGTGTGCGGCAAATGGGCTTGCCGTTGTGCAGGAAGGGCGCGTTTATCATATCCGGCGATCGCGTGTGCTGGAGAATGGCTATATCGCACTTGAAAATTCGGGCGTTGTCGTTTCGGTAAAAAACATGAATGTGCGTGAATTTGTCAGGGAATTCGGCTTGAATACAGGCGTGAATGTACTTGCGGATTACGACGTAGATGGCGTGGTGAGTGGAAATTTGAGGGGTATGGTTCCGGAAATGGCGTTCCGTGTGCTGATGGAATCGAACGGGTTCAAGGTGCGCGGGGAGCGCGGGTGCTTGCGGGTTACGAGGGCACGGAATGTCGAGAAAGCTTTGAATGGCTCGCCAGATGGCACGGAGGTTTCGGTGGAACGTGCGGGTGATCTTTATTCGGTGGATTTGCAATCGGCTTCGCTCAAGGCGGTGCTTAAGGCGATTGCAGAAGAGGCTGAACTCAATTTGGCAATTTATGGCGACTTGAATGAATCGGTGCAGATGTCGTTTAAGGATGTCTCGCTGCCGGAACTTTTAGCGTCACTTTTTCGTGGGAGTGCATTCACGTTTCGGCTGGATTCGTCGTCACTTTTAGTTTCGGAGGAGGGGGCAAAGGCGCTTGCCGATGTGCGTGTGTTTCCATTAAAACATGTTACGCCCGAGAAGGCTATGGCGCAGCTTTCGAAGTTTGCGAAAGGTTCGGAACTGAAAGTCTCGGAATACCGTGAGCAGAATGCGCTTGTGCTAGGGGGATCGCCTCATGCGATGGAACGTGCTGTTGACCTTTTGAAAATGATTGATGCGCCTCAAATGCAGGTGACGCTTGCATGCGTGATTGTGGAGTTTCGCAAGGGGCGCGGGTTTGCAATTGGCTTGCGAAGCGGTGCTACTCGGAATGTGGGCGAACGCGATATTCAGGCGCGCGGGTTCTTTGATTTCCTGGGCAAGGATATTTCCAAATCGGGAGCGTTCGGAAAAATTGGAATCTTGCCGGACCGCTTTGAACTGGAGCTTTCGTCGATGGAAGAGAACAACGAAGCGAAGGTGCTTGCGCGCCCGCGCGTGACAACGCTGAACGGCGGCAAGGCGGAACTCAATGTGACGAATACGGTCTATTATCTTGTCAGTCAAGTTTCTGCGGATGGGTTCCCGATTACGGATTACCGATCGTTTAACGACGGTATATCGCTGGAGCTTACGCCTACGCTGACGCAAGATGGCCTGGTAACGTTGTCCGTGTCGCCGGAAATCAAGACGGCGGGCAGGAGCACTGGCGATGGCCCGCGTGATATCAGTTCCCGGAACATGAAGACGACTGTTGTGCTGCGCGATGGCGAAACTTTGTGCCTGGGAGGGCTTATACGCAAGAACAAGACGGAGGTACGTTCGGCGGTGCCGTTTTTGGGAAGTATTCCGATTCTTGGGCGGCTTTTCAGCTACACCTCAGAAGAAGAGGATGAAAGTGAACTTGCCATTTTCATTACGCCGAGTGTGGAGAAAAAGGAATGA
- a CDS encoding type II secretion system protein J yields MTCTCHTERSEVSRASCVALAANSRLGFTLPEVCVALSIFLVGTAALLGCWNFFIREVADERMRLEEFYDVLETMESLVANRPDCADSLTGALSRDSAHLLKLARSQESSSVSVHLTRVPGSPHLAWAVVASEHYSLRRLVRCR; encoded by the coding sequence GTGACGTGCACTTGTCATACTGAACGAAGTGAAGTATCCAGGGCATCTTGTGTTGCTCTTGCTGCAAACTCTAGACTAGGCTTTACTTTGCCCGAAGTTTGCGTGGCTCTCTCGATTTTTCTCGTTGGAACAGCCGCACTCCTTGGCTGTTGGAACTTTTTTATTCGCGAAGTCGCGGATGAACGGATGCGCTTGGAGGAGTTCTACGATGTGCTAGAAACAATGGAATCGTTGGTGGCGAATCGTCCGGATTGCGCGGACTCTCTGACCGGCGCTCTTTCGCGAGATTCCGCACACTTGTTGAAACTTGCGCGTTCCCAAGAGTCGTCGTCAGTTTCTGTTCACTTGACTCGCGTTCCTGGCAGTCCGCATTTGGCGTGGGCTGTTGTTGCGAGTGAACATTATTCTCTCAGACGCTTGGTGCGTTGTCGATGA